CAGTTTAACTGCCTactgaatattattatacatgtaGTATTCTTTgttgtaagtatgtttttggaAATAGCACCATCTATTGAAAAGAGACTTGATTAGACTCAAAAGTCGTTACAGTCACTGGTATGGTGCAACAaacttcataaaaaatacacaagatGGCGCTGACATAGTAAAACAGAATTTCTCTTTTGAGTGTATTTAGGTTTACCTAGTAATATTCTAGTAATAGTATTCTATAGAGATGTACTAGTGTTAGCGACGTAGAAAAAACATCACTATATAGCGTGGTGGTGATGTGGTGTGATGCAGATGGAAcacgcattaaacgagtttatcgttGACGATGACGAAACCGTGCAGTAGTTTAGTACGaaaaaatagatatttttaaaaatacgtttttttatACTCATTTCAGGTCAGCCATATCCCACAAACACGAAGCGACAAGCCTCGGAGCCAGCCCCGGCTAAAGTCAACAAAAACCGGGAAAAGGTAACTAAAATCTACTATATTTTtccatgaaaaatatatagaaaCCTAAACACGCTTTTGTTTAAAAGTTTAAGAGGGAAGTAGGTATACCTTCGCGACCTTAGcgaaatacataggtattaataGTAGCAACGAATTTCTtatacaaaagacatcaacgcgttGCCTGAACTTTACTGTTTTAAACCATGTTTTAAACTAaatgtatacaggatgttgcaaataTGGTAAACTAAGCTGAAAGGGGTTAACTTGAGAGGTAATTTCGAACAGcttttgttttacgactttattttaaattcgtaaaataaattttggttttaaaaaaattcaagcaacgcgttgatgtcttttgtatgaGAAAATAATTGATAGAGTTCTATATACGAAAGagtgtttaatattattttcatggaGCAATAGATTAGTTTTATGGTTTGATTTATGTATTGAGATAGTTATAAGGCTTGAGAAAGTAGTTTTTCCCCTAACTCCCACGGGAATACTTTGTGGAGatcatacatatacataagcactcacgactgtaatccccgaaggggtatctatatacacacacacacactcacgccttgtactaatgtactcccttgcggggtaggcagaggtgcattgctgcacctacttttcgccagagtgttatgttagtcccaatgtaatagggggcgggcctattgccattttacgggcacatccaagacccgagaacaaatatctgtgtttaaacaaatatctgccccagccgggaatcgaacccgggaccttcggctcagtagtcagggtcactaaccactacgccattcggtcgtcggtaTCTATATATCCCCGATATACGGTATCTAGCTCTAAGTCCCCCTACATAACATTAGtcaaaaattttaaaaagtacaaATTATACCCACTTGAAATCTTCGTTATTCTTTAAGAAACTTActactttatattattaaacatcCGGAATAGTTTTGAAAAGagtatgtaaatgtatgtaaatgtaaaagagataaatattttactaaataaaactcaTTTCATTTATCTTTCCCCAGTTCCTGCAATCAGACGCCGGCAAATACCTCCAGAACTGGGCCCAAAAGATGAAGAAACCTCAAAAGCCCCAACCAGATAACACGATGTACAGACCGAGGCCCGGAGAAGTCCCCAATCTAGAAGATTCCATGGTGGAACTCGTCAAAAACGAGAAGGGAGAGTATGAAATACACCAGCCTTCTGGACATTTACCGTCGAACATTCTAGAAGAGCTGAGAAGGTTGTACGGTGAAAAGAAGGAAGAAGCTCAGAATTTGTCGAAGAATGAGGTTAAGAGATCGAAAGAGGAGGTTAAAAGGATCACTGATGACCTTTCGAATGTCGATTTAGATTAGGTTTATTAAATGAGTTGTGGGTTATAGTAGACACAATAAAAAGGCCATATTTGACCGTAACAAGACATAATccaatgtacagtcagctgtat
The DNA window shown above is from Plutella xylostella chromosome 30, ilPluXylo3.1, whole genome shotgun sequence and carries:
- the LOC105395359 gene encoding uncharacterized protein LOC105395359, whose protein sequence is MLVIHNCFFFTVCKHFAAFKMDVKILVFPFLLSFGGCSIIIPEELPSLLSVAYSNIPPIKKGTDSRVGFGYAFGNHADFQVLFEFGPQTNTNPIGQPYPTNTKRQASEPAPAKVNKNREKFLQSDAGKYLQNWAQKMKKPQKPQPDNTMYRPRPGEVPNLEDSMVELVKNEKGEYEIHQPSGHLPSNILEELRRLYGEKKEEAQNLSKNEVKRSKEEVKRITDDLSNVDLD